The sequence TGCCTCCTTATGCTTCCTGAAGGTTGAACATCCTGCTAAGGGGCTTGCCGGGAGGGGCGACTCGAAATGCCCAACAGCTGGTAAAGACCGCAAAAGCCCACCAGCCCGGTGATGAACAATATCCCAGCCACCACCATCAACCCTAAGCCCCACCCAGAACCCTTGAACACAAACCATCCCAGATAAAACAGCAAAGCCGCTAAAACCAAACGAATCAGCCGATCCAACCAACCCAAATTGCTTGCCATAACCTACACCTCCAAACAGAAATCAAAAGATTAAAACCGAGATCAAATCAATCAAACAACTGGCCTGCGCCGAGGACTTTTTTGAGGCATACCATCCTCTACTTGGCATTATAACTAATCACCTATATAGTTAACAACTCACAAAGATGGGATGTCCCTGGGCGAATGAACGGATTCCCTAGGGCA comes from Synechococcus sp. C9 and encodes:
- a CDS encoding DUF2892 domain-containing protein, giving the protein MASNLGWLDRLIRLVLAALLFYLGWFVFKGSGWGLGLMVVAGILFITGLVGFCGLYQLLGISSRPSRQAP